One window from the genome of Paraclostridium sordellii encodes:
- a CDS encoding polymer-forming cytoskeletal protein: MERSNIKLIGDGFISEGEYNNIKIVGDGKSEGNIVANKVKILGDCNFDGNLDFESLKVTGDFETKGVLKCKDFKVMGNVRIDGDLICDSIKVMGDLVVKGSCKINDLVVTGEMESFYNMECNNVTIKGSLRCKESITAKHIKSYGDLNVDKNIESETITIYGEIVCNGLLNAEEVIIIPRGRCKCSEIGASTIEVTKKPKGIFKPITLFDKMGTLDCNLIEGDRIYLERSNVENIRGREIKLINKCNVGNVEYNDLLEVSDNSTVASSSRV; encoded by the coding sequence ATGGAAAGATCAAATATAAAATTGATAGGTGATGGATTCATCTCTGAAGGTGAATATAATAATATAAAGATTGTAGGAGATGGAAAATCTGAAGGGAATATAGTTGCAAATAAAGTGAAAATACTTGGAGATTGCAATTTTGATGGAAATTTAGATTTTGAAAGTTTAAAAGTAACTGGAGATTTTGAGACAAAAGGTGTTTTAAAATGTAAGGATTTTAAAGTGATGGGTAATGTTAGAATAGATGGAGATTTAATTTGTGATAGTATTAAGGTAATGGGTGACTTGGTTGTAAAAGGAAGTTGTAAAATAAATGATTTAGTTGTAACTGGAGAAATGGAGTCTTTTTATAATATGGAGTGTAACAATGTTACAATAAAAGGTTCTCTAAGATGCAAAGAAAGTATAACTGCTAAGCATATAAAATCCTATGGTGATTTAAATGTAGATAAAAATATAGAATCAGAAACTATAACTATATATGGAGAAATTGTTTGTAATGGATTATTAAATGCAGAAGAAGTAATTATAATTCCAAGGGGAAGATGTAAGTGTAGTGAAATTGGAGCAAGTACTATAGAAGTTACAAAAAAACCTAAAGGAATATTTAAGCCTATTACTTTATTTGATAAAATGGGAACTTTAGATTGCAACTTAATTGAAGGAGATCGTATATACTTAGAAAGATCTAATGTAGAAAATATAAGAGGTAGAGAAATTAAGTTGATTAATAAATGTAATGTTGGTAATGTAGAATATAATGACTTACTAGAAGTTTCAGATAATTCTACGGTAGCAAGTAGTAGCAGGGTTTAA
- a CDS encoding DUF4004 family protein: MEENLISKKELLEVTNISYGQLYRWKRKKIIPEEWFIKKSSFTGQETYLPKDKILERIEYILSMKDEISLDDMANMFAKSDSDKKFDIDIIMAKNAICESTKNIFEQITNVKYIGKKEILILSIIEKYLIKSVITLEELKQVVSVINNGFDVLYNEESKIFLFRKLGIPFVVGCKSYKDVFFEEDMVKILEIDVIREISEMGRKII, translated from the coding sequence ATGGAAGAAAATTTAATATCTAAAAAAGAATTACTAGAAGTTACTAATATTTCTTATGGACAATTATATAGATGGAAAAGAAAAAAAATTATACCTGAAGAGTGGTTTATAAAAAAATCAAGTTTTACAGGTCAAGAAACTTATCTACCTAAGGATAAGATATTAGAAAGAATAGAGTATATATTATCAATGAAGGATGAAATATCTTTAGATGATATGGCAAATATGTTTGCTAAATCAGATAGTGATAAAAAGTTTGATATAGATATAATTATGGCAAAGAATGCAATATGTGAAAGTACTAAAAATATTTTTGAACAAATTACTAACGTTAAGTATATAGGGAAAAAGGAAATATTAATACTTAGTATAATAGAAAAATACTTGATTAAGTCTGTTATAACTTTAGAAGAATTAAAACAAGTTGTATCAGTTATAAATAATGGCTTTGATGTGTTGTATAATGAAGAGTCTAAAATATTTTTATTTAGAAAATTAGGGATACCTTTTGTAGTAGGGTGTAAGTCATATAAGGATGTTTTCTTTGAAGAAGATATGGTAAAGATTCTTGAAATTGATGTAATAAGAGAAATAAGTGAAATGGGTAGAAAAATAATATAA
- a CDS encoding YitT family protein codes for MILKNKKYKYLFELIILALGCFIMSVGLNMFLEPYMIASGGLTGLAIVLKNLFNTPLWFINLVFNIPLFIFGIKILGKRDAIKTLIGILFLTFFLKVTEPLTSAFQTNDVLLSSIAGGIVVGISLGMLFRIDASTGGTELACLILNKIFPFISISVFMFIIDGLVIALAGLVSRNIQIALYAIVSLYISVKICDTIVEGFDFSKSFIIVTDHSDEISDSIMENLERGVTFLEGRGGYSKQRKDVILVVVSRREEVVLRKLVNEIDPLAFVIINNAYEVLGEGFTRKV; via the coding sequence TTGATTTTAAAAAACAAGAAATACAAATATCTTTTCGAACTTATAATTTTAGCACTAGGATGCTTTATAATGTCTGTTGGACTTAACATGTTCTTGGAACCATATATGATAGCATCAGGGGGACTTACTGGTCTTGCAATAGTCCTTAAAAATCTTTTTAATACCCCTTTATGGTTTATAAACTTAGTTTTTAACATACCTTTATTTATATTTGGTATTAAAATACTTGGTAAAAGAGATGCTATTAAAACTTTAATAGGAATTTTATTTCTTACATTCTTCTTAAAAGTTACAGAACCCCTAACTTCAGCTTTTCAAACTAACGATGTATTATTATCATCAATTGCAGGTGGTATAGTTGTTGGTATCAGTCTTGGAATGTTATTTAGGATAGATGCATCTACTGGTGGTACAGAACTTGCTTGCCTTATCTTAAACAAGATATTTCCATTTATATCTATTTCGGTTTTTATGTTTATAATAGATGGTTTGGTAATAGCTTTGGCTGGTCTTGTTTCTAGAAATATTCAAATAGCTTTATATGCTATAGTTTCTTTATACATTTCAGTAAAGATTTGTGATACCATCGTTGAAGGCTTTGATTTTTCTAAATCTTTTATAATTGTAACTGATCATTCTGATGAAATTTCTGATTCAATTATGGAAAACTTAGAAAGAGGAGTAACTTTTTTAGAAGGTCGTGGAGGATACTCAAAGCAAAGAAAAGATGTTATATTAGTAGTAGTTTCTAGACGTGAGGAAGTTGTTTTAAGAAAACTAGTTAATGAAATAGACCCTCTAGCATTTGTTATAATAAATAATGCTTATGAGGTACTTGGGGAAGGATTTACTAGAAAAGTTTAA
- a CDS encoding CGGC domain-containing protein, whose product MKKVAIYVCGEVSRKCTANGCLRTFNAMEDSFERYKEDGCKLVAFNTCNGCDQDPVESLDVKIEKLKKADVEVMHISTCIRGRCSHYEEYAKEFAKHFEVIGYTHGSKEGKKNNNINYIKDIEK is encoded by the coding sequence ATGAAAAAAGTTGCGATATACGTGTGTGGAGAAGTTTCTAGAAAGTGTACCGCTAATGGATGCTTAAGAACTTTTAATGCTATGGAAGATTCTTTTGAGAGATATAAGGAAGATGGATGTAAGTTGGTTGCTTTTAATACTTGTAATGGATGTGATCAAGATCCAGTAGAGAGTTTGGATGTAAAGATTGAAAAGCTTAAAAAAGCAGATGTTGAAGTTATGCATATATCTACTTGTATAAGAGGTAGATGTAGTCATTATGAAGAGTATGCAAAAGAGTTTGCTAAGCATTTTGAGGTTATTGGATATACACATGGTTCAAAAGAAGGTAAGAAAAATAATAATATAAATTACATAAAAGATATAGAGAAGTAG
- a CDS encoding Mor transcription activator family protein, whose product MLENLKIEDLPDSYKDVAEEIGIDSFKKLVKLLGGNSLYIPKEVSLTRPIRDRIIKEDFNGDYKILSRRYNISQSQIRNILDKQTKGV is encoded by the coding sequence ATGCTTGAAAATTTAAAAATAGAAGACTTACCAGATTCATACAAAGATGTTGCAGAGGAAATAGGAATAGATTCATTTAAAAAATTAGTAAAACTATTAGGTGGAAACTCTTTGTATATTCCAAAAGAAGTTTCTCTAACAAGACCTATTAGAGATAGAATAATAAAAGAAGATTTTAATGGAGACTACAAAATTTTATCCAGAAGATATAATATAAGCCAGTCTCAAATAAGAAATATACTAGATAAACAAACAAAAGGTGTCTAA
- a CDS encoding IS1595 family transposase, protein MSLNKQLIKLVENLNMNQLEELESNVRGLSVEQVAVETAMDRNRAMLLGKISLGNVSANKLKTFYNGRIDKDSIFCTDIHKGYEKMDKDFNLNHKQINGKYHVNGIWHIQHINALHNNLEIFMSKFRGGSTKYLDNYMSWMKLKEITKKEKLVDKANDLLIKMDSLDCNLTFDIIKKRFMELV, encoded by the coding sequence ATGTCACTTAATAAGCAATTAATTAAACTTGTTGAAAATTTAAATATGAACCAATTAGAGGAATTAGAATCTAATGTAAGAGGATTATCTGTTGAGCAAGTAGCAGTTGAAACAGCTATGGACAGAAATAGGGCTATGTTGTTAGGAAAAATATCTTTAGGTAATGTTAGTGCTAACAAACTAAAGACTTTTTATAATGGAAGAATAGATAAAGATTCTATTTTTTGTACGGATATACACAAAGGATATGAAAAAATGGATAAAGACTTCAACTTAAATCACAAGCAAATCAATGGTAAGTACCATGTAAACGGTATATGGCATATTCAACACATAAATGCATTACACAATAATTTAGAGATATTTATGAGTAAGTTTAGAGGGGGTTCTACGAAATATTTGGATAATTATATGTCATGGATGAAGTTAAAAGAGATAACTAAAAAAGAGAAACTTGTTGATAAAGCCAATGATTTATTAATTAAAATGGATAGTTTAGATTGTAACTTAACATTTGATATTATAAAGAAAAGATTTATGGAATTAGTTTAA
- a CDS encoding collagenase, whose translation MKYKNHAKYIAGTLICSFGVTTIQSPILSHAMDSKNAKNINMFNNNDKEVRNTTTQNNKDKADRLTAEEASVHKKVKIMGKQSIDNVKKDKKSINYTMADLNKMSNEELVNTLEKVNWYNITDLFQYNKDAQEFYGNREKFDFLIKTLEQKGTKYTSQNHEGIPTFVEVIRAGFYLGFYNEGLSYIYELETREKCLPAMIAIQKNPNFKLGENGQNEVIKSLGMLIGNSAVSVDVVNNMIPVFEQYNQDLKNNMNNFAKSDIIYNIMKGVEYRLNAYAYDSKLQPEETQFAKKIDKYIDIVSDYISNKPENDSEEWFIECGMYYTSKLYKFHSAPKQIHAKMDKVLEINEEMSWLYLKAVDLIEWYMGGTLSDGTPVNSKEIKEKAKKYYLPNEYKFEDDKIVIKTGDKVTAEKVERLYWATKEVQSQFFKIIGSDKALEVGHADDILTVVVYNSPKEYKMNQILYGYSTDNGGMYIEGEGTFYTYERTPQESIYSLEELFRHEYTHYLQSRYLIEGYFGTGDFYQDKDWRITWFEEGSAEFWAGSTRTDNVIPRKSMVSGISKNPSDRFTVDKLMHSKYGSWDFYNYGFAFVDFIYRERPEIFEKFTDLMITNNVAGYDKYVEELSKDVELNKGYQAYMQKLVDNYDNLTIPFVSDNYLKDHPSRDISKIKEDIDKTIKLKNSKVETNKKAILNKYKVSGKRGKSAIESEKSPLFNTYTFSGVFEGGKSNGRTNDNKEMGEILNTTLKNLEQIDWSGYETVNAYHTDYKVNENGNYEFRIVFTGILPKGSQEVGNDDTFETANGPIKINTNYSGDLSDTDNKDYYYFNLDNPSNINITLENLDNKGISWQLFHESDLNNYVAYPTTSGAILNGDYNATKPGKYYILVYNHDKSIANYNLKVNFGNNNDDGVEQEDNNSFEKANPFSINQLVKGELDNNKDTSDYFKFEVKEDAQLNISLEKTEGDGVNWLLFKDSDLENYIASPTESIDNKLNGKVDLKVGTYYLEVYGYGSSPVKYNFKVTPN comes from the coding sequence ATGAAATATAAGAATCATGCAAAATATATAGCAGGAACGTTAATATGCTCATTTGGTGTTACTACAATACAGAGCCCAATATTATCACATGCAATGGATTCTAAGAACGCAAAAAATATAAATATGTTTAATAACAACGATAAAGAAGTTAGAAATACCACAACTCAAAATAATAAAGATAAAGCAGATAGGCTAACAGCTGAGGAAGCAAGTGTTCATAAAAAAGTCAAAATTATGGGAAAACAAAGTATAGATAACGTAAAAAAAGATAAGAAGAGTATAAACTATACTATGGCAGATTTAAATAAAATGAGTAATGAAGAACTTGTAAATACATTAGAAAAAGTTAATTGGTATAATATTACAGACTTATTTCAATATAACAAAGATGCACAAGAGTTTTATGGAAATAGAGAAAAGTTTGACTTTTTAATTAAAACACTTGAACAAAAAGGTACAAAATATACATCTCAAAACCATGAGGGAATACCTACATTCGTAGAGGTTATAAGAGCTGGGTTCTATCTAGGTTTCTATAATGAAGGACTAAGTTATATATATGAACTAGAGACGAGAGAAAAATGTCTACCAGCAATGATAGCTATACAAAAAAATCCAAACTTTAAACTAGGAGAAAATGGTCAAAATGAAGTTATAAAATCATTAGGTATGTTAATAGGAAATAGTGCCGTAAGCGTAGATGTAGTAAATAATATGATTCCAGTATTTGAACAATATAACCAAGACTTGAAAAATAATATGAATAATTTTGCTAAGTCAGATATAATTTACAACATAATGAAGGGTGTCGAATATAGATTAAACGCATATGCATATGACAGTAAATTACAACCAGAAGAAACACAATTTGCTAAAAAAATAGATAAGTATATTGATATTGTAAGTGACTATATATCAAATAAACCAGAGAATGACTCAGAAGAGTGGTTTATAGAGTGTGGAATGTATTACACTTCTAAATTATATAAATTCCACTCAGCACCTAAGCAAATACATGCAAAAATGGATAAGGTTTTAGAAATAAATGAGGAAATGTCTTGGTTATATCTAAAAGCAGTTGATTTAATAGAGTGGTATATGGGAGGTACATTGTCAGATGGAACACCTGTTAATTCAAAAGAAATAAAAGAAAAAGCAAAGAAATATTATTTACCAAATGAATATAAATTTGAAGATGATAAAATTGTTATAAAAACAGGAGACAAAGTAACTGCAGAAAAAGTTGAGAGATTATATTGGGCAACTAAAGAAGTTCAATCACAATTCTTTAAAATTATTGGAAGTGATAAAGCTTTAGAAGTAGGTCATGCAGATGATATATTAACAGTTGTAGTTTACAATAGTCCAAAAGAATACAAAATGAACCAGATTTTATACGGCTACTCAACAGATAATGGCGGAATGTATATAGAAGGAGAAGGAACATTTTACACTTACGAGAGAACTCCACAAGAAAGTATTTACAGCCTAGAAGAATTATTCAGACATGAATATACTCATTATTTACAAAGTAGATATTTAATAGAAGGTTATTTTGGAACAGGAGATTTTTATCAAGATAAAGATTGGAGAATAACATGGTTTGAAGAGGGATCAGCAGAGTTTTGGGCTGGGTCTACAAGAACAGATAATGTAATACCAAGAAAATCTATGGTTTCTGGAATATCAAAAAATCCAAGTGATAGATTTACTGTAGATAAACTTATGCATTCTAAATACGGTTCATGGGATTTTTATAATTATGGGTTTGCTTTTGTAGACTTCATCTATAGAGAAAGACCAGAAATATTTGAAAAATTCACAGATTTAATGATAACAAACAATGTAGCAGGTTATGATAAATATGTTGAAGAATTAAGTAAGGATGTTGAATTAAATAAAGGATACCAGGCATATATGCAAAAACTAGTTGATAATTATGATAATCTAACAATACCTTTTGTTTCTGATAATTACTTAAAGGATCACCCATCTAGAGACATTTCTAAGATAAAAGAGGATATTGATAAAACTATAAAACTTAAAAATTCAAAGGTTGAAACTAATAAAAAAGCTATTCTTAATAAATATAAAGTATCAGGAAAACGTGGAAAATCAGCAATTGAAAGTGAAAAAAGTCCTTTATTTAACACATATACATTCTCAGGAGTATTTGAAGGTGGAAAGAGTAATGGAAGAACAAATGATAACAAGGAAATGGGTGAAATTTTAAATACAACTTTAAAAAATCTTGAACAAATTGATTGGTCTGGTTATGAAACAGTAAACGCATATCATACTGATTATAAGGTTAATGAAAATGGCAATTACGAATTTAGGATAGTTTTCACAGGTATTTTACCTAAGGGTAGCCAAGAAGTTGGAAATGATGATACATTTGAAACAGCAAATGGACCTATAAAAATTAATACTAATTACAGTGGAGATTTAAGTGATACTGATAATAAAGATTATTATTACTTTAATTTAGATAATCCTTCTAATATTAATATAACTCTAGAAAATCTTGATAATAAGGGCATATCATGGCAATTATTCCATGAATCTGATTTAAACAATTATGTTGCTTATCCTACAACTAGTGGAGCAATTTTAAATGGGGATTATAATGCAACTAAACCAGGAAAATATTATATATTAGTATATAACCATGATAAATCAATTGCAAATTACAATTTAAAAGTAAATTTTGGCAATAACAATGATGATGGAGTTGAACAAGAAGATAATAATAGCTTTGAAAAAGCAAATCCTTTTAGCATTAATCAATTAGTAAAAGGAGAACTTGATAATAATAAAGACACTTCGGATTATTTTAAATTTGAAGTAAAAGAAGATGCTCAATTAAATATTAGTTTAGAAAAAACAGAAGGTGATGGTGTAAATTGGTTGTTATTTAAAGATAGTGATTTAGAAAACTATATAGCATCACCAACAGAATCAATAGATAATAAATTAAATGGGAAAGTGGATTTAAAGGTAGGAACTTATTATTTAGAAGTATATGGATATGGAAGTTCACCTGTAAAATATAATTTTAAAGTAACTCCTAATTAA
- a CDS encoding ImmA/IrrE family metallo-endopeptidase: MGILDKIKDSIKGLVNKNKTRNPFELAEALGIILVEAPLKDGLNGCYHERSGFQFIYINSDLPYEKRLMVAAHELGHAILHRGRNILYLSNNTYYTRGTFEREANLFAAELLLEDDFFEKYKHIENCTLEYVSQCECVSHELVDYKLKYLSE; this comes from the coding sequence ATGGGGATTTTAGATAAAATAAAAGATAGTATAAAAGGTTTGGTTAATAAAAATAAAACAAGAAACCCATTTGAATTAGCTGAAGCTTTGGGGATAATATTGGTTGAGGCTCCTTTAAAAGACGGTCTAAATGGATGTTACCATGAAAGGTCTGGATTTCAATTTATATATATAAATAGCGATTTGCCATATGAAAAAAGACTTATGGTAGCAGCTCACGAACTTGGACATGCTATACTTCATAGGGGTAGAAATATTTTATATCTAAGCAATAATACTTATTATACCAGGGGAACTTTTGAAAGAGAAGCTAACTTGTTTGCTGCAGAACTTTTACTTGAAGATGATTTTTTTGAAAAGTATAAGCACATAGAAAATTGTACTTTAGAATATGTAAGTCAATGTGAGTGTGTATCTCATGAACTTGTTGATTATAAGCTTAAATATTTAAGTGAATAA
- a CDS encoding helix-turn-helix domain-containing protein, giving the protein METLSTRLKELRKEKGYTLDQMAQDLNTTKVTLSRYENGTREPKSETLNQLSDYFNVSIDYLFGKTDERNPKTKDEIIDVKKAIEEIKDELENSNSLMFDGECLSEDAISSLLSAMEVGLSIAKKKQEEMKNK; this is encoded by the coding sequence ATGGAAACTTTATCTACTAGATTAAAAGAATTAAGAAAAGAAAAAGGATATACCTTAGATCAAATGGCACAGGATTTAAATACCACTAAGGTTACACTTTCTAGATATGAAAATGGTACAAGAGAGCCTAAAAGCGAAACTCTTAACCAACTATCAGATTATTTTAATGTATCAATAGATTATTTATTTGGAAAAACTGATGAAAGAAATCCTAAAACTAAGGATGAAATTATAGATGTGAAAAAGGCAATTGAAGAAATAAAAGACGAACTTGAAAATAGCAATTCTTTAATGTTTGATGGGGAATGTTTAAGTGAAGATGCAATTTCAAGTTTACTTTCAGCTATGGAAGTAGGTCTATCTATTGCCAAGAAAAAACAAGAAGAAATGAAAAATAAATAA
- a CDS encoding helix-turn-helix transcriptional regulator has translation MRVSRGLTQGDLAKLINMPRSTYIKKENEKSYFNIKEAMKLSKVLNLSIDYIFLTQGYQLGKK, from the coding sequence ATTAGAGTAAGTAGGGGGTTAACTCAAGGGGATTTAGCAAAACTAATAAATATGCCTAGGTCTACCTATATAAAAAAAGAAAATGAAAAATCTTACTTTAATATAAAAGAAGCTATGAAATTATCTAAGGTTTTAAATTTAAGTATTGATTATATTTTTTTAACTCAAGGTTACCAATTAGGTAAAAAATAA
- a CDS encoding phage antirepressor KilAC domain-containing protein — protein MEIFKSKEFGDLRLVVVNGKEYFDAIPIAKTLGYSNPHDALMRHCQKEGVVFHEVGVETGKYKSGDAIMQFVSKKFIDEGNLYRLILKSKLKKVRKFEMWVFEEVLPTIRKHGEYINEDIIDEVLDDPILLRKLTERLSDEKSKRYEAERKVNLLKGNIISNKPYVDFSKTVSSVEGAISIGSFAKLLNNNYINIGRNRLYHWFRENGYLIKSGKEKNNPKQKYIDMGLFRVVERVVQTENGDKLIITPLITGKGQIYFMETIEEDFILN, from the coding sequence ATGGAAATTTTTAAAAGCAAAGAGTTTGGGGATTTAAGATTAGTAGTGGTAAATGGTAAGGAGTATTTTGATGCTATACCAATTGCAAAAACTTTAGGATATTCAAATCCACATGATGCTTTAATGAGACATTGTCAAAAAGAGGGGGTCGTGTTTCACGAGGTAGGGGTAGAAACTGGAAAATATAAAAGTGGAGATGCTATTATGCAGTTTGTAAGTAAGAAATTTATAGATGAAGGAAACTTATATAGATTAATTCTTAAATCTAAGCTAAAAAAAGTAAGAAAATTTGAAATGTGGGTATTTGAAGAAGTTTTACCAACTATAAGAAAGCATGGGGAATATATTAATGAAGATATAATTGATGAGGTTTTAGATGACCCAATTCTTTTAAGGAAGTTGACTGAAAGATTATCAGATGAAAAATCTAAAAGATATGAAGCAGAGAGAAAAGTAAATTTATTAAAAGGAAATATAATATCCAATAAGCCTTATGTAGATTTTTCAAAAACTGTAAGTAGTGTGGAAGGTGCAATTAGTATAGGTTCTTTTGCTAAGCTTCTTAATAATAATTATATAAATATAGGAAGAAATAGACTTTATCATTGGTTTAGAGAAAATGGATATTTAATTAAAAGTGGTAAAGAAAAAAATAATCCAAAGCAAAAATATATAGATATGGGATTATTTAGAGTTGTAGAAAGAGTTGTTCAAACTGAAAATGGGGATAAATTAATAATCACACCACTTATAACAGGTAAGGGACAAATATATTTTATGGAAACTATAGAAGAAGATTTCATACTTAATTAG
- a CDS encoding YqaJ viral recombinase family nuclease: protein MRKYLDAIISHETKYMTKEEWLEARRGGIGGSDASSVLGFNPYKSSISVYLEKIQHNNLSKDLERKDGISLINKNQFKEEVSYKMELGNKLEEFVAREFTLKTGKKVRNINGILKNDNYPFALANIDRAVVGEKAFLECKVTNSFSKKLWKKEVPMHYQIQMTHYMAVTGATHCYVAALIGNEDLVIHKIYRDEELINKVMNLEKRFWDECVLGESLPNPDGSDDYSNMIQGIYKDSKKEELILFEKDDLMSRYDEVCELSKDISKEKKTIEQYIQSQMKDYEVAYLGDRKITWKTQIRNSLDSKKLKKEYPELVDRYMKTTTSRVFRMS from the coding sequence ATGAGAAAATATTTAGATGCGATTATATCACATGAAACAAAATATATGACCAAAGAGGAATGGTTAGAAGCAAGAAGAGGTGGTATAGGGGGAAGTGATGCAAGTTCAGTATTAGGTTTTAATCCATACAAAAGTTCAATAAGTGTTTATTTGGAAAAGATTCAACATAATAATTTATCTAAGGACTTGGAAAGAAAGGATGGAATAAGTTTAATTAATAAAAATCAATTTAAAGAAGAAGTAAGTTATAAGATGGAGCTAGGAAATAAGTTAGAAGAATTTGTAGCTCGTGAATTTACTTTAAAAACTGGTAAAAAGGTTAGGAATATAAATGGAATACTTAAAAATGATAATTATCCATTTGCTCTAGCTAATATTGATAGAGCTGTAGTTGGGGAGAAAGCATTTTTAGAGTGTAAGGTTACTAATAGTTTTTCAAAGAAGTTATGGAAAAAGGAAGTTCCTATGCATTATCAAATTCAAATGACTCATTATATGGCTGTAACTGGTGCTACTCATTGTTATGTTGCAGCACTTATAGGTAATGAAGATTTGGTTATTCATAAGATTTATAGGGATGAAGAACTTATAAATAAGGTTATGAATTTGGAAAAAAGGTTTTGGGATGAGTGTGTATTAGGTGAAAGTTTACCAAATCCAGATGGAAGTGATGATTATTCTAATATGATTCAAGGAATTTATAAAGATAGTAAAAAAGAAGAGCTTATTTTATTTGAAAAAGATGATTTGATGAGTAGGTATGATGAAGTTTGTGAGCTTTCAAAGGATATTTCTAAGGAGAAAAAGACTATAGAACAATATATTCAAAGTCAGATGAAAGATTATGAAGTAGCTTATCTTGGGGATAGAAAGATTACTTGGAAAACTCAGATTAGAAATAGTTTGGATAGTAAAAAGCTTAAAAAAGAATATCCTGAGTTGGTGGATAGATATATGAAAACTACTACATCAAGGGTTTTTAGGATGAGTTAG
- a CDS encoding recombinase RecT, with the protein MSKLKSALQSKEAKGDGLTVSKSYAMKQLMIKMKNDIKEVLPSHFCIDNFQKSSINTYNLDKSLQECEATTFISAMIECAKLGLEPNNILGQAYLVPVCVDGVNKVEFQLGYKGLIELAYRSGKIKSLYANEVFEKDEFHIDYGLDQKLIHKPFLGGDRGEVIGYYAVYQMDNRGASFVFMTRDEILGHSRKYSRSFGCDLWESEFDAMAKKTVIKKLLKYAPLSIELQKSVSVDESVKGIGCIGVI; encoded by the coding sequence ATGAGTAAGTTAAAAAGTGCACTTCAAAGTAAGGAAGCTAAGGGAGATGGATTAACTGTAAGTAAAAGTTATGCTATGAAACAGTTGATGATAAAGATGAAAAATGATATTAAAGAAGTACTTCCAAGTCATTTCTGTATAGATAATTTTCAAAAGTCTTCTATTAACACATATAACCTAGATAAGTCTTTACAAGAATGTGAAGCAACAACTTTTATATCTGCAATGATAGAGTGTGCAAAGTTAGGACTTGAGCCTAATAATATCTTAGGACAAGCTTATTTAGTTCCAGTTTGTGTTGATGGAGTTAATAAGGTTGAGTTTCAACTAGGGTATAAGGGGCTTATAGAACTAGCATATAGAAGTGGTAAGATTAAGAGTTTGTATGCTAATGAAGTTTTTGAAAAGGATGAATTTCATATAGACTATGGTCTAGATCAAAAGCTTATTCACAAACCATTTTTAGGTGGAGATAGAGGTGAAGTTATAGGATATTATGCAGTTTATCAAATGGATAATAGGGGAGCTAGCTTTGTGTTTATGACTCGTGATGAAATTTTAGGTCATTCTAGAAAATATAGTAGAAGTTTTGGATGTGATTTATGGGAAAGTGAATTTGATGCTATGGCTAAAAAAACAGTTATAAAGAAGTTACTTAAATATGCACCACTAAGTATTGAACTTCAAAAGTCAGTATCTGTAGATGAAAGTGTTAAGGGAATTGGTTGTATTGGAGTTATATAG